The following are from one region of the Klebsiella aerogenes genome:
- the glnS gene encoding glutamine--tRNA ligase yields MSEAEARPTNFIRQIIDEDLATGKHTTVHTRFPPEPNGYLHIGHAKSICLNFGIAQDYQGQCNLRFDDTNPVKEDIEYVESIKNDVQWLGFHWSGDVCYSSDYFDQLHQYAVELINKGLAYVDELSADEIREYRGTLKAPGKNSPYRDRSVEENLALFEKMRSGGFEEGKACLRAKIDMASPFIVMRDPVLYRIKFADHHQTGNKWCIYPMYDFTHCISDALEGITHSLCTLEFQDNRRLYDWVLDNISIPVHPRQYEFSRLNLEYTVMSKRKLNQLVTEKHVEGWDDPRMPTISGLRRRGYTAESIREFCKRIGVTKQDNTIEMASLESCIREDLNENAPRAMAVIDPVKLVIENYPQGESEMVAMPNHPNKPEMGSREVPFSAEIWIDRADFREEANKQYKRLVLGKEVRLRNAYVIKAERVEKDAEGNITTIFCTYDADTLSKDPADGRKVKGVIHWVSAAHALPVEIRLYDRLFSVPNPGAAEDFLAVMNPESLVIKHGFAEPSLAQAQAGKAYQFEREGYFCLDSRYATESHLVFNRTVGLRDTWTKVGE; encoded by the coding sequence ATGAGTGAGGCTGAAGCCCGCCCGACTAACTTTATCCGTCAGATCATCGATGAAGATCTGGCTACCGGTAAGCACACCACCGTTCATACCCGCTTCCCGCCGGAACCGAACGGCTACCTGCACATTGGCCACGCGAAATCCATTTGCCTGAACTTCGGTATCGCGCAGGATTATCAGGGTCAATGTAATCTGCGTTTCGATGACACCAACCCGGTGAAAGAAGATATCGAATACGTAGAGTCGATTAAAAACGACGTGCAGTGGTTAGGTTTCCACTGGTCCGGCGACGTATGCTACTCCTCTGATTACTTCGATCAGCTGCATCAGTACGCGGTTGAGCTGATCAACAAAGGTCTGGCCTACGTAGATGAGCTGTCTGCCGACGAGATCCGCGAATACCGTGGCACCCTGAAAGCGCCGGGTAAAAACAGCCCATACCGCGATCGCAGCGTGGAAGAGAACCTCGCATTGTTCGAAAAAATGCGCAGCGGCGGTTTCGAAGAAGGCAAGGCTTGCCTGCGTGCGAAAATCGACATGGCGTCGCCGTTCATCGTGATGCGCGATCCGGTGCTGTACCGTATTAAATTCGCTGATCACCACCAGACCGGCAATAAGTGGTGCATCTACCCGATGTACGACTTCACCCACTGCATCAGCGATGCGCTGGAAGGCATTACCCATTCGCTGTGTACCCTGGAGTTCCAGGATAACCGTCGTCTGTACGATTGGGTGCTCGACAACATCAGTATTCCGGTTCATCCGCGCCAGTATGAATTCTCGCGCCTGAATCTCGAATACACCGTGATGTCCAAGCGTAAGCTGAACCAGCTGGTGACCGAAAAGCACGTTGAAGGCTGGGATGACCCGCGCATGCCGACCATTTCCGGCCTGCGTCGTCGCGGCTATACCGCTGAATCCATCCGTGAGTTCTGCAAGCGTATTGGCGTGACCAAGCAGGACAATACCATCGAGATGGCGTCGCTGGAATCCTGCATCCGCGAAGATCTGAACGAAAACGCGCCGCGCGCGATGGCGGTTATCGATCCGGTTAAACTGGTTATCGAAAACTACCCGCAGGGCGAAAGCGAAATGGTGGCGATGCCGAACCATCCGAATAAGCCGGAAATGGGCAGCCGCGAGGTGCCGTTTAGCGCTGAGATTTGGATCGATCGCGCAGACTTCCGTGAAGAAGCTAACAAGCAGTACAAGCGTCTGGTGCTGGGTAAAGAAGTACGTCTGCGCAACGCCTACGTCATCAAAGCGGAACGCGTTGAGAAAGATGCAGAAGGCAATATCACTACAATCTTCTGTACCTACGATGCGGACACCCTGAGCAAAGACCCGGCCGATGGCCGCAAGGTTAAAGGCGTTATCCACTGGGTGAGCGCAGCGCATGCGCTGCCGGTTGAAATCCGCCTTTACGATCGCCTGTTTAGCGTACCGAACCCGGGCGCGGCGGAGGATTTCCTGGCGGTGATGAACCCGGAATCGCTGGTTATCAAACACGGTTTTGCTGAGCCAAGCCTGGCGCAAGCGCAGGCGGGCAAAGCTTATCAGTTCGAGCGTGAAGGTTACTTCTGTCTCGACAGCCGCTATGCGACCGAGAGCCATCTGGTGTTCAACCGCACGGTGGGTCTGCGCGATACCTGGACTAAAGTCGGCGAGTAA
- a CDS encoding NAD-dependent succinate-semialdehyde dehydrogenase — MSRFQELVRTGWYCQGEWRELDARYPVINPASGDVVAQVAQAGRQETLSSIDAAGQALTTWRALTANARAKILQRWYHLIMENQQALAELVVAEQGKVLSEAMGEVAYAASFIEWFAEEAKRAYGKTIPETKSGNRIMTFKEPVGVVAAITPWNFPLAMLTRKLGPALAAGCTAVIKPANETPLSAFALLVLAEQAGVPPGVLNAVTGDTQAIGETLMASPIVRKISFTGSTATGKLLMRQAADTVKKLSLELGGNAPMIIFDDADVDAAIAGAMAAKFRNSGQTCVCVNRFYVQSGIYDTFVSKLTAAANALVVSSGMTPGAQQGPLIHPQAVVKVETHIRDALDKGARLLCGGERHVLGGSFFQPTVLGEATEAMLIAQEETFGPVAACFRFDSENEVIARANDTPYGLAAYLYTRDLARAFRVARQLESGMVGVNEGILSTEVAPFGGVKESGLGREGADIGLEEYLETKYLNLGQLL, encoded by the coding sequence ATGAGTCGCTTTCAAGAGTTAGTCAGAACGGGGTGGTATTGCCAGGGAGAGTGGCGCGAATTGGACGCGCGCTACCCGGTAATTAACCCGGCTTCCGGGGACGTTGTCGCCCAGGTGGCGCAGGCTGGCAGACAAGAGACGTTAAGCTCTATTGATGCCGCAGGGCAAGCGCTGACGACCTGGCGGGCGCTGACCGCGAACGCGCGGGCGAAAATTCTGCAGCGTTGGTATCACCTGATAATGGAAAACCAGCAGGCGCTCGCCGAACTGGTGGTGGCGGAACAAGGCAAGGTTCTTAGCGAGGCGATGGGCGAAGTAGCCTATGCGGCGAGCTTTATTGAATGGTTTGCTGAAGAAGCGAAACGCGCCTACGGTAAAACGATCCCGGAAACGAAATCCGGCAACCGAATCATGACCTTCAAAGAACCGGTTGGGGTCGTCGCCGCCATTACGCCATGGAATTTCCCTCTGGCGATGTTGACACGCAAGCTGGGGCCAGCTCTGGCGGCAGGCTGCACAGCGGTCATTAAACCCGCCAATGAAACGCCGCTATCGGCTTTTGCGCTGCTGGTGCTCGCGGAGCAGGCAGGCGTTCCGCCCGGGGTACTGAATGCCGTGACGGGCGACACGCAGGCTATCGGCGAAACGTTGATGGCCAGTCCCATCGTGCGAAAAATATCGTTCACCGGATCCACCGCGACGGGAAAATTGTTAATGCGCCAGGCCGCGGACACGGTGAAAAAGCTGTCTCTGGAGTTGGGCGGTAATGCGCCGATGATTATTTTCGACGATGCGGATGTCGATGCGGCGATTGCCGGCGCGATGGCGGCGAAATTCCGCAATAGCGGGCAAACTTGTGTCTGCGTGAACCGCTTTTATGTGCAGAGCGGTATTTACGATACCTTTGTCAGCAAACTGACGGCGGCGGCGAACGCGCTGGTTGTATCGTCAGGCATGACCCCGGGAGCACAGCAGGGGCCGCTCATTCATCCGCAGGCGGTCGTTAAAGTTGAGACCCATATCCGTGACGCTCTGGATAAAGGCGCGAGATTGTTGTGCGGCGGCGAACGTCATGTTCTTGGCGGATCGTTCTTTCAACCGACGGTGTTGGGCGAGGCGACGGAAGCAATGCTTATCGCCCAGGAAGAAACCTTTGGTCCGGTTGCCGCCTGCTTCCGTTTTGATTCCGAAAACGAGGTTATCGCTCGGGCGAACGATACGCCATATGGTCTGGCGGCGTATCTCTATACGCGGGATCTGGCGCGCGCGTTCCGCGTTGCCCGTCAGTTGGAAAGCGGTATGGTCGGTGTTAATGAAGGGATCCTCTCGACGGAGGTGGCGCCGTTTGGCGGTGTGAAAGAGTCCGGTTTGGGTAGGGAAGGGGCGGATATTGGTCTGGAGGAGTATCTTGAGACAAAGTACCTGAACCTGGGGCAGTTGCTTTGA
- a CDS encoding aldo/keto reductase — MQYIHLGQSGLKVSRLCLGTMNMGSKQWKPWIFDEAQSEPLIRHALESGINFIDLADFYSSGAGEEVVGRIVSRIAKRDELVLTTKVGYPIGGGVNNQGHSRKHIMDSIDASLRRLGTDYVDVYMLHYFDVNTPVEETWAAMDAIVRAGKARYVGVSTMYTWQLAKILWCCERNGFTRPINMQLQLNCAYREEEREMIPFCRDQGLGVSVFSPLARGLLSCDFNSTRNKTDFFTQEMYADSASVQIAQSVSRVAALRGVSPAQVAQSWVLNHPGVDCMLVGADTANQIDCAIAAMETWLSDEERFELERNYTPCDVINDYTAGKRISRDGRPAQGIFIDEVNIRKTA, encoded by the coding sequence ATGCAATATATACATCTTGGCCAGAGTGGTTTGAAGGTATCGCGTTTGTGCCTGGGAACCATGAACATGGGGAGCAAGCAATGGAAACCGTGGATTTTCGATGAGGCGCAAAGCGAGCCGCTAATCCGTCATGCACTCGAAAGCGGCATTAACTTTATCGACCTGGCGGACTTTTACTCCAGCGGCGCCGGGGAAGAGGTGGTAGGCCGGATCGTTTCCCGTATTGCGAAACGTGATGAGCTGGTGTTAACCACAAAAGTGGGTTATCCCATCGGCGGCGGAGTGAATAACCAGGGACACTCGCGCAAGCATATTATGGACAGTATTGATGCCAGCCTGCGACGCCTTGGCACCGACTATGTTGATGTCTATATGCTGCACTATTTTGACGTGAATACTCCCGTTGAGGAGACCTGGGCGGCGATGGATGCGATCGTCCGCGCCGGTAAAGCGCGTTATGTCGGCGTGTCCACGATGTACACCTGGCAGCTGGCAAAAATCCTCTGGTGCTGCGAGCGTAATGGCTTTACGCGGCCGATCAATATGCAGCTGCAGTTGAATTGCGCTTATCGAGAAGAAGAACGCGAAATGATCCCGTTTTGTCGCGATCAAGGGTTGGGCGTCTCCGTGTTCAGTCCGCTGGCGCGCGGGTTGTTGAGCTGTGATTTTAACTCAACCCGCAATAAAACCGACTTTTTCACCCAGGAAATGTATGCCGACAGCGCCTCGGTGCAAATCGCGCAATCCGTGAGTCGGGTCGCAGCCCTGCGTGGGGTGTCGCCGGCGCAGGTAGCGCAATCCTGGGTACTGAATCATCCTGGGGTTGACTGCATGCTGGTTGGCGCGGATACCGCCAATCAAATTGACTGCGCCATTGCGGCAATGGAAACCTGGCTTAGCGACGAAGAACGTTTTGAGCTGGAGCGCAACTATACGCCATGCGATGTGATTAATGATTATACCGCGGGTAAACGGATCTCGCGGGATGGTCGCCCGGCGCAAGGGATTTTCATTGATGAAGTCAATATAAGGAAAACAGCATGA
- the fae gene encoding formaldehyde-activating enzyme, with protein sequence MEMYIGEGFEGSGINASHINIMIGPRSGVVGQAFSTSLASPSQGHCPFMVVIKPNIPAKPMTLYVNKAEIQGEVHANATWGASQAAIAKAVTESLLEGILPPQAEDEWCIVTANWVNPGCDDLDEVYRNNYRACRNAIYAAMNRLPARSEIADVVTQPSNPFYTPKA encoded by the coding sequence ATGGAAATGTATATCGGCGAAGGTTTTGAAGGCAGCGGCATTAACGCCTCACATATCAACATCATGATTGGCCCGCGCAGCGGCGTGGTTGGTCAGGCCTTTTCCACAAGTCTGGCATCGCCAAGCCAGGGACACTGCCCGTTTATGGTCGTGATTAAACCGAATATTCCGGCAAAGCCGATGACCCTTTACGTCAATAAGGCCGAAATTCAGGGCGAAGTCCACGCTAACGCGACCTGGGGCGCTTCGCAGGCAGCCATCGCCAAAGCGGTAACTGAATCACTGCTGGAGGGCATTTTACCGCCGCAGGCGGAAGATGAATGGTGCATCGTGACGGCGAATTGGGTCAACCCTGGTTGTGACGATCTGGACGAGGTGTATCGCAATAACTATCGCGCCTGTCGCAATGCGATTTATGCCGCGATGAACCGTCTGCCCGCGCGCAGCGAGATCGCCGATGTGGTGACGCAGCCGAGCAATCCATTCTACACCCCGAAAGCCTGA
- a CDS encoding MFS transporter, translating to MQQLTQQAVRMDDVPLNRFHLKIAGLTFGAHFTDGYVLGVIGFALAQIKPQMALTPFQEGMLGSSALIGLFIGSLVLGWISDYVGRQKIFSFSFVVITLASAAQFFATTPEQLFYLRVLVGIGLGGDFSVGHTMLAEFSPRKHRGVLLGSFSVIWTVGYVAAGFAGHFLADMGPDAWRWLLSSSAVPALIILLCRIGTPESPRWLMGKGRRQQAMAIVHRHLGPHVLLVDEDIVVSRQRFMSLFGPKYRRRTAFNSLFFVCLVIPYFAIYTFLPSILSAMKLDQSFGTDLLLNGLLIVGAILGIVLTAVCSRRGFLIGAFIFLAVCLTLMSLLSAHHTGLIIVLFAAFTLVMSAVSNLVGVFPAESFPTEVRSMGVGFATSMSRLGSAIGTAFLPLCIVHFGLSVTIGILALVLVLGTIVSLAWAPETKGLTLVDAAHDPKKHAGSRAAIPAK from the coding sequence ATGCAACAACTAACACAACAAGCCGTACGGATGGACGATGTTCCACTCAACCGTTTTCACTTGAAAATCGCCGGCCTGACGTTTGGTGCGCACTTTACCGATGGCTATGTGCTGGGCGTTATTGGTTTTGCCCTGGCGCAAATTAAACCGCAAATGGCGCTTACGCCGTTTCAGGAGGGCATGTTGGGCAGTTCCGCCCTGATAGGGCTGTTTATTGGCAGTCTGGTGCTGGGCTGGATCTCGGATTATGTGGGGCGGCAGAAGATCTTCAGCTTCAGTTTTGTGGTGATCACGCTGGCTTCCGCCGCGCAATTCTTTGCCACTACGCCGGAACAGTTGTTCTATCTGCGGGTGTTGGTGGGGATTGGTTTAGGGGGCGACTTCTCGGTAGGTCATACCATGTTGGCCGAATTTTCACCACGTAAACACCGCGGCGTGCTGCTGGGGTCGTTCAGCGTGATCTGGACGGTTGGTTATGTCGCCGCTGGGTTTGCGGGGCACTTCCTTGCGGATATGGGGCCGGATGCCTGGCGCTGGCTGCTTTCTTCCTCCGCCGTGCCGGCATTAATCATTCTTCTGTGCCGTATTGGCACGCCGGAATCACCACGTTGGTTGATGGGGAAAGGGCGTCGTCAACAGGCGATGGCGATTGTGCATCGCCATCTTGGGCCTCATGTCCTGCTGGTGGATGAAGATATTGTGGTGTCGCGTCAGCGGTTTATGTCGCTGTTTGGGCCAAAATATCGCCGCCGTACCGCGTTTAACAGCCTGTTTTTTGTCTGTCTGGTTATTCCTTATTTCGCTATTTACACCTTCTTACCATCGATTTTATCGGCGATGAAACTTGACCAAAGTTTCGGCACTGATCTCCTGCTGAATGGCCTGCTGATTGTCGGCGCCATACTCGGCATCGTCCTGACGGCGGTGTGCTCGCGGCGGGGCTTTTTAATCGGCGCATTTATATTCCTCGCCGTCTGTCTGACTCTGATGAGCCTCTTATCCGCGCATCATACCGGGTTGATTATTGTGCTTTTTGCAGCCTTTACCCTGGTGATGTCGGCGGTGAGCAATCTCGTTGGCGTCTTCCCCGCAGAGAGTTTTCCAACAGAAGTCCGTTCGATGGGGGTGGGATTCGCCACATCAATGAGCCGACTGGGATCGGCTATCGGTACCGCCTTTTTACCCCTGTGTATCGTGCATTTTGGTCTGTCTGTCACCATCGGCATTCTGGCGCTGGTTTTGGTTCTCGGCACCATCGTCTCCCTGGCCTGGGCGCCTGAAACCAAAGGGTTAACCCTGGTTGATGCCGCCCATGACCCAAAAAAACACGCGGGATCACGCGCGGCGATTCCGGCTAAATAA
- a CDS encoding LysR substrate-binding domain-containing protein yields MRKLPSLSALRIFEETCRTLSLSKAAQTLCITQSAASRQVKHLEEFLGKLLFVRHHSGLQLTQDAAMLLPIVRQSLDMLEDGIAQIQLRNPLQHLRLQVAPTFATRWLAPRLVTLRQRNNQLQIALVSETRQKYCDFDCAVRFGTPRQAQLQGEWLCHERLVLVASPLLMINGIFPPPENQPQLHILNGDARLDNWERWQEGCGQANTATFGGLEFSTEDQVINACVTGAGYAVLDVMMIRKELDAGLLVQISPYELQSENGYWLETAPGKENLSRIIYFRDWLKAEIHQFWLQENAIQLEQTG; encoded by the coding sequence GTGAGAAAACTGCCATCGCTCAGCGCTCTGCGTATTTTTGAAGAAACCTGCCGCACGCTGAGTTTAAGTAAAGCGGCCCAGACGCTCTGCATTACCCAGAGCGCAGCCAGTCGGCAGGTCAAACATCTGGAGGAGTTTCTTGGCAAATTGCTGTTTGTCCGTCATCACAGCGGCTTACAGCTGACTCAGGACGCTGCGATGCTGCTGCCAATCGTGCGGCAGTCTCTGGATATGCTGGAGGATGGCATTGCCCAGATTCAGCTGCGTAATCCACTGCAACACCTGCGTTTACAGGTCGCCCCGACCTTCGCCACCCGCTGGCTGGCGCCGCGGCTGGTTACTCTTCGCCAGCGCAACAACCAGCTACAAATCGCGCTGGTCAGCGAAACCCGGCAGAAGTATTGCGATTTTGATTGCGCCGTACGCTTTGGCACGCCTCGTCAGGCGCAGCTGCAGGGAGAATGGTTATGTCATGAACGTCTGGTGCTGGTCGCCAGTCCGCTGTTGATGATTAACGGTATTTTCCCTCCCCCAGAAAACCAGCCGCAGCTACATATCCTCAACGGCGACGCCCGGCTGGATAACTGGGAACGTTGGCAGGAAGGCTGCGGACAGGCCAATACCGCGACCTTTGGCGGGCTCGAATTCAGCACCGAGGATCAGGTGATCAATGCCTGCGTAACCGGGGCAGGCTATGCTGTCCTCGACGTGATGATGATCCGCAAAGAGCTTGATGCCGGGTTACTGGTGCAAATCTCGCCATACGAGCTGCAAAGTGAGAACGGTTACTGGCTGGAGACGGCGCCCGGGAAGGAGAACCTGTCACGCATTATCTATTTTCGCGACTGGCTAAAAGCGGAGATTCATCAATTCTGGCTGCAAGAAAACGCCATTCAACTGGAGCAGACGGGATAA
- the nagE gene encoding PTS N-acetyl glucosamine transporter subunit IIABC — protein MNILGFFQRLGRALQLPIAVLPVAALLLRFGQPDLLNVPFIAQAGGAIFDNLALIFAIGVASSWSKDNAGSAALAGAVGYFVMTKAMVTINPEINMGVLAGIVTGLVAGAVYNRWAGIKLPDFLSFFGGKRFVPIATGFFCLVLAAIFGYVWPPVQHAIHSGGEWIVSAGALGSGIFGFINRLLIPTGLHQVLNTIAWFQIGEFTNAAGAVFHGDINRFYAGDGTAGMFMSGFFPIMMFGLPGAALAMYMAAPKERRPMVGGMLLSVAITAFLTGVTEPLEFLFMFLAPLLYLLHAILTGISLFIATALGIHAGFSFSAGAIDYVLMYSLPAASKNVWMLLVMGVVFFFVYFLLFSAVIRMFNLKTPGREDQTDDVVTEEANSNTEEGLTQLATNYIAAVGGTDNLKAIDACITRLRLTVVDSAKVNDAACKRLGASGVVKLNKQTIQVIVGAKAESVGDAMKKVVARGPVAAAAASTGSAPAAATVAKPQAVANAKTVEALVSPITGEVVALEQVPDEAFASKAVGDGIAVKPTDKIVVAPAAGTVVKIFNTNHAFCLETDNGAEIVVHMGIDTVALEGKGFKRLVEEGAEVKAGEPILEMDLDFLNANARSMISPVVCSNSDDYSALVIQATGNVVAGQTPLFEIKGK, from the coding sequence ATGAATATTTTAGGTTTCTTCCAGCGACTGGGTAGGGCATTACAGCTCCCTATCGCAGTGCTGCCGGTCGCAGCATTGCTGCTGCGATTCGGGCAACCAGATCTGCTGAACGTACCCTTCATCGCGCAAGCGGGTGGGGCAATCTTTGACAACTTAGCATTGATCTTCGCCATCGGCGTCGCGTCAAGCTGGTCCAAAGATAACGCGGGTTCTGCGGCGCTGGCGGGCGCAGTAGGTTATTTCGTGATGACCAAAGCCATGGTCACCATCAACCCGGAAATTAACATGGGCGTCCTGGCGGGTATCGTTACCGGTCTGGTCGCTGGCGCCGTTTATAACCGTTGGGCCGGCATTAAACTGCCAGACTTCCTGAGCTTCTTCGGTGGTAAACGTTTCGTTCCTATCGCCACCGGCTTCTTCTGTCTGGTGCTGGCTGCCATCTTCGGCTACGTCTGGCCGCCGGTGCAGCACGCTATTCACTCTGGTGGTGAATGGATCGTTTCTGCGGGCGCGTTGGGTTCCGGTATCTTCGGTTTTATCAACCGTCTGCTGATCCCGACCGGTCTGCATCAGGTCCTGAATACCATCGCCTGGTTCCAGATTGGTGAGTTCACCAACGCGGCCGGCGCGGTCTTCCACGGCGACATCAACCGCTTCTACGCCGGTGACGGCACCGCGGGGATGTTCATGTCCGGCTTCTTCCCGATCATGATGTTCGGTCTGCCGGGCGCGGCATTGGCGATGTACATGGCTGCACCGAAAGAACGTCGTCCGATGGTTGGCGGTATGCTGCTGTCCGTTGCGATCACCGCGTTCCTGACCGGTGTAACCGAGCCGCTGGAATTCCTGTTCATGTTCCTGGCTCCGCTGCTGTATCTCCTGCACGCTATCCTGACCGGTATCAGTCTGTTCATCGCAACGGCGCTGGGTATCCATGCAGGCTTCTCCTTCTCCGCAGGCGCTATCGACTACGTGTTGATGTACAGCCTGCCGGCAGCCAGCAAAAACGTCTGGATGCTGCTGGTGATGGGCGTGGTGTTCTTCTTCGTTTACTTCCTGCTGTTCAGCGCGGTTATCCGCATGTTCAACCTGAAAACGCCGGGTCGTGAAGATCAAACTGACGACGTCGTCACTGAAGAAGCCAACAGTAATACTGAAGAAGGTCTGACTCAGCTGGCGACAAACTACATCGCCGCGGTAGGCGGTACCGATAACCTGAAAGCGATTGATGCCTGTATTACCCGCCTGCGTCTGACCGTAGTCGACTCGGCGAAAGTTAACGACGCAGCATGTAAACGCCTGGGCGCATCCGGCGTGGTGAAACTGAATAAACAAACCATCCAGGTCATTGTTGGCGCGAAAGCGGAATCCGTTGGCGACGCGATGAAGAAAGTGGTTGCCCGTGGTCCGGTTGCCGCAGCGGCTGCATCGACTGGCAGCGCTCCAGCTGCTGCGACTGTGGCAAAACCGCAGGCGGTCGCGAATGCCAAAACCGTAGAAGCGCTGGTTTCCCCGATTACCGGTGAAGTGGTTGCGCTTGAACAGGTGCCGGACGAAGCCTTCGCCAGCAAAGCGGTCGGCGACGGTATCGCGGTGAAACCGACGGATAAAATAGTTGTTGCGCCGGCGGCGGGTACCGTGGTGAAAATCTTCAACACTAACCACGCGTTCTGCCTCGAGACGGATAACGGCGCGGAAATCGTCGTCCACATGGGCATCGATACCGTGGCGCTGGAAGGTAAAGGCTTTAAACGTCTGGTCGAAGAAGGGGCGGAAGTGAAAGCGGGCGAGCCGATTCTGGAAATGGATCTGGACTTCCTCAATGCGAACGCCCGCTCGATGATAAGTCCAGTGGTCTGCAGCAACAGCGATGATTACAGCGCGCTGGTGATTCAGGCTACGGGCAACGTCGTCGCCGGTCAAACGCCGCTGTTCGAGATTAAAGGCAAGTAA
- the nagB gene encoding glucosamine-6-phosphate deaminase, producing the protein MRLIPLVTAEQVGKWAARHIVNRINAFKPTADRPFVLGLPTGGTPLTAYKALVEMHKAGQVSFQHVVTFNMDEYVGLPKEHPESYHSFMHRNFFDHVDIPAENINLLNGNAPDIDAECRRYEEKIRSYGKIHLFMGGVGNDGHIAFNEPASSLASRTRIKTLTHDTRVANSRFFDGDVDLVPKYALTVGVGTLLDAEEVMILVLGHQKAQALQAAVEGNVNHMWTITCLQLHPKAVVVCDEPSTMELKVKTLKYFNELEAENIKGL; encoded by the coding sequence ATGAGACTGATTCCCCTGGTAACAGCTGAACAAGTAGGCAAATGGGCTGCCCGTCATATCGTTAACCGCATCAATGCCTTCAAACCGACCGCGGACCGTCCGTTCGTACTGGGTCTGCCTACCGGTGGTACGCCTCTTACCGCTTACAAAGCGCTGGTTGAAATGCATAAAGCAGGCCAGGTTAGCTTCCAGCACGTTGTGACCTTCAACATGGATGAGTACGTCGGTCTGCCGAAAGAGCATCCAGAAAGCTATCATAGCTTCATGCACCGCAATTTCTTTGACCATGTTGATATTCCTGCTGAAAATATCAACCTGCTGAATGGTAATGCGCCGGATATCGATGCAGAATGCCGCCGTTATGAAGAAAAAATCCGTTCTTACGGTAAAATCCACCTGTTCATGGGCGGTGTAGGCAACGATGGCCACATCGCGTTCAACGAGCCGGCTTCTTCACTGGCGTCCCGTACCCGCATTAAAACGCTGACCCATGACACCCGCGTGGCAAACTCTCGCTTCTTCGACGGCGACGTGGATCTGGTGCCGAAATATGCGCTGACCGTTGGCGTGGGCACCCTACTGGATGCCGAAGAAGTGATGATTCTGGTTCTGGGTCACCAGAAAGCGCAGGCGCTGCAGGCGGCGGTAGAAGGTAACGTCAACCACATGTGGACCATTACCTGTCTGCAGCTGCATCCGAAAGCGGTTGTCGTCTGCGACGAGCCGTCCACCATGGAACTGAAAGTGAAGACGCTGAAGTATTTCAACGAATTAGAAGCTGAAAACATCAAAGGTCTGTAA